One region of Pseudomonas sp. ABC1 genomic DNA includes:
- a CDS encoding response regulator transcription factor — MRVLVVEDDVSVSHWIGSKLHASGHNFRLADDGEGALQMIQSEAFDVVILDRILPRMDGIELLNRLHGRTRPPILVLSANDEISDRVEGLRAGADDYLGKPFDFTELLLRLELLAKRNTHTHQDERLHIEDLCIDLNRREVHRGGNNIDLTDKEFKLLQVLAEHQGQTVTRAMLLEKVWGYHFDPQTNLIDVHLSKLRNKIDKGFERPLIRTIRAIGYVLG; from the coding sequence ATGCGCGTTCTGGTCGTAGAAGACGACGTATCCGTCAGCCACTGGATCGGCAGCAAACTGCATGCGTCTGGGCACAATTTTCGCCTGGCCGACGATGGCGAAGGCGCGTTGCAGATGATCCAGAGCGAAGCGTTCGATGTGGTGATCCTCGACCGCATCCTGCCCAGGATGGACGGCATCGAACTGCTCAACCGCCTGCACGGTCGCACACGCCCGCCCATCCTCGTGCTCTCGGCCAACGACGAGATATCCGACCGTGTGGAAGGCCTGCGCGCCGGCGCCGACGACTACCTCGGCAAACCCTTCGACTTCACCGAACTGCTGCTGCGCCTGGAACTGCTGGCCAAGCGCAACACCCACACGCACCAGGACGAACGCTTGCACATCGAAGACCTGTGCATCGATCTCAACCGCCGCGAAGTCCACCGTGGCGGCAACAACATCGACCTCACCGACAAGGAATTCAAACTGTTGCAGGTGCTGGCCGAACACCAGGGGCAGACGGTCACCCGCGCCATGCTGCTGGAAAAGGTCTGGGGCTATCACTTCGACCCACAGACCAACCTGATCGACGTGCACCTGTCCAAACTGCGCAACAAGATCGACAAGGGCTTCGAGCGCCCGCTGATCCGTACCATACGAGCGATCGGCTATGTCCTGGGGTAG
- a CDS encoding prepilin peptidase, translating into MYTTYAMLVLLPALAWVICSDLLYRRIHNTLVLILLALWLLLPLAALFGLGPMASLAGNGLLYQVLRALCGASIVLLVGFGLFSLGRVGAGDVKLMAVMCLWLSGLDLMTFLIVTALAGGLLALGLPLLTMIESFCAQTWMKFGQRYPRLAIPTPTVLTEDRPQGIPYGLAIAAGAFYTLLFPIHS; encoded by the coding sequence ATGTACACCACCTACGCCATGCTCGTCCTGCTACCGGCACTGGCCTGGGTGATCTGCAGCGACCTCCTCTACCGGCGCATCCACAACACGCTGGTGCTGATCCTGCTGGCGCTATGGCTGCTGCTGCCACTGGCAGCCCTTTTCGGCCTCGGGCCCATGGCGTCATTGGCCGGCAACGGCCTGCTGTATCAGGTCCTGCGCGCCCTGTGCGGCGCCAGCATCGTCCTGCTGGTGGGCTTCGGCCTGTTCAGCCTGGGCCGTGTCGGTGCTGGCGACGTCAAGCTGATGGCCGTCATGTGCCTGTGGCTGAGCGGGCTGGACCTGATGACCTTTCTGATCGTCACGGCACTCGCCGGTGGCCTGCTGGCACTCGGACTGCCGTTGCTGACGATGATCGAGAGCTTCTGTGCGCAGACCTGGATGAAGTTCGGCCAGCGTTATCCACGCCTGGCCATTCCAACACCCACGGTGCTCACCGAAGACCGCCCGCAGGGCATTCCATACGGGCTCGCCATCGCTGCCGGCGCTTTTTACACCTTGCTGTTTCCCATTCACTCCTGA
- a CDS encoding Flp family type IVb pilin, with translation MASRLKKFLADESGVTAIEYGILAAAMAAAIGVIFGSDGVFVTALKERFSTIADQITNTNNPGASK, from the coding sequence ATGGCCAGCCGTCTCAAAAAATTCCTCGCCGACGAAAGCGGTGTCACTGCCATCGAATACGGCATCCTGGCCGCTGCCATGGCTGCCGCCATCGGCGTCATCTTCGGTTCCGACGGCGTCTTCGTGACGGCCCTGAAAGAGCGCTTCTCAACCATCGCCGACCAGATCACCAACACCAACAACCCTGGCGCCAGCAAGTAA
- a CDS encoding HAMP domain-containing sensor histidine kinase, which yields MSWGSTRNLRLLLNTSNFRQAATIAFICLLVALLSMVFSNHLLEIVMRSHVRDMILTDIRTQQLYGRLTEASTVAEALNYRHPFELRKDRHSIVFDASGQPLYGDPRLMPRDSCPAPCTTNWRHAELLDSKGRATEILGLVVPLSDGGQYFSAYDLRPMLERTRIIPLIAGASLLVILLSIMLISLPFSIRNLSRINRIRDALGRYASGDHTAMVPYDRQGDEFDQLGNEINQGLHRINRLMGEVQHITSHIAHELRTPLTRLQGRLLNVADMVDGDARDELQRAIQDGERIQNLFRAVMRIAEVETGRCAHQFAPIQARQLLEDIREYYLPLAEERDCELLIQTDDDCQLYGDQALLFQALANLIDNALKYGPVGKPITLDIHNLYGWSRISVADQGLGIPHQLNDKAIERFQRLDTSGSTPGNGLGLTLTKAIADLHGGELTLEDNQPGLRAVLKIRAFERN from the coding sequence ATGTCCTGGGGTAGTACCCGCAACCTGCGTCTGCTGCTCAACACCAGTAACTTTCGCCAAGCCGCCACCATCGCCTTCATCTGTCTGCTGGTCGCCCTGCTGTCCATGGTCTTCAGCAACCACTTGCTGGAAATCGTCATGCGCAGCCATGTCCGCGACATGATCCTCACCGACATACGCACGCAACAGTTGTATGGGCGACTGACCGAAGCCAGCACGGTCGCCGAGGCGCTCAACTATCGCCACCCGTTCGAGTTGCGCAAGGATCGTCATTCGATCGTCTTCGACGCCTCCGGCCAGCCGCTCTACGGCGACCCCCGCCTGATGCCGCGTGACAGTTGCCCAGCGCCCTGCACCACCAACTGGCGGCATGCCGAACTGCTGGACTCGAAAGGCCGCGCGACGGAAATCCTCGGACTGGTCGTCCCGCTGTCCGATGGCGGGCAATATTTCAGCGCCTACGACCTGCGCCCGATGCTGGAGAGAACCCGCATCATCCCGCTGATCGCCGGCGCCAGCCTGCTGGTCATCCTGCTGTCGATCATGCTCATCAGCCTGCCCTTCAGCATCCGCAACCTGTCGCGCATCAACCGCATCCGCGACGCACTGGGGCGCTATGCCAGCGGCGACCACACGGCGATGGTTCCCTATGACCGCCAGGGCGACGAGTTCGACCAGTTGGGCAACGAAATCAACCAGGGGCTGCACCGCATCAACCGGCTGATGGGAGAAGTGCAGCACATCACCAGCCATATCGCCCACGAACTGCGCACGCCGCTGACCCGTTTGCAGGGGCGCCTGCTGAACGTGGCGGACATGGTCGATGGCGACGCGCGCGATGAACTGCAACGCGCCATCCAGGATGGCGAGCGTATCCAGAACCTGTTCCGTGCGGTCATGCGCATCGCCGAAGTGGAAACCGGCCGCTGTGCCCACCAGTTCGCCCCCATCCAGGCCAGGCAGTTGCTCGAAGACATCCGCGAGTACTACCTGCCGCTGGCCGAAGAGCGGGACTGCGAGCTGCTGATACAGACCGATGACGACTGCCAGCTCTATGGCGACCAGGCGCTGCTGTTCCAGGCACTGGCCAACCTGATCGACAACGCGCTCAAGTACGGTCCCGTCGGCAAGCCCATCACGCTGGACATCCACAACCTGTACGGCTGGAGCCGTATCAGCGTCGCCGACCAGGGCCTGGGCATTCCCCACCAGCTCAACGACAAGGCGATAGAGCGCTTCCAGCGCCTGGACACCAGCGGCAGCACGCCCGGCAACGGTCTCGGCCTGACATTGACCAAGGCCATCGCCGACCTGCATGGCGGCGAACTGACCCTGGAAGACAACCAGCCTGGCCTGCGTGCGGTGCTGAAAATACGCGCCTTCGAACGCAATTGA